Part of the Cuniculiplasma divulgatum genome, AAATTGTCTAAATTTCCACAATAGATTTAATATTTGTAAAACATACTACAATATGCAACACAGAAAAGACGGAAACTTCGTTATAGTGAAGCTAGATGAAGGGGAGGATATAATAAAATCACTGGAAAAGGTTCTGGTTGAAGAAAATATAAAGAACGGTTTTATAGTTTCAGGAATAGGAGCTGGAGTTGAGCTTGAGATTGGTTATCTGAGAGGAAAAACCTATGAGAGAGAAATATTCAGTCCGCCAATGGAAATCACATCATTTTCCGGAAGCATAACTGAGGGAGACCCAAAGATGCACATCCATATCAACGCAGCAGGACCTGATCATGTTACTTACGGGGGGCATCTTTTCAGTGGGAAAACAAAACCTCTAATGGAAATATTATTATTTTCCACAGAGTCAATAAAAATGACCAGGGAGTTAAAGGAAAGCAGTGGTATGAGAGAACTCAAGTTTCTCTGATCAGTTCCCTGATCAGTTCAAGATGCCAGGGTTCCCTATTCTTCAATTTAGAGTATATTTCATCTGCATCCTTTTCTTCAACACCATATTTGGAAAGACTTTCACTAAATCCAAGGGATGCTATAAATTCTTTTACCAGGAAATAAGCATTTTCAGGATCCTCATCACTGACATTTTTTCCAGAAATTGTTGCTGCAATCTCTCTCATCGCCTCTGGAAACAGTGTGGAATAATGTTTCATAACAGCCGGGAGTGTTATGCAGGATGTAATTCCATGAGGAATCTCAAATCTTGATCCAACAACTTTGCCTATGTTATGGCTTATTCCCATAGGAGAGTCATAGACCTGCCAGTAGGAGTACCAGGATGCTATCTGACACTTTAATCTGGACTCCAGATCGTCCGATTCAAGATTATCAAATAGCAGTCGTATACCCTTTAATGCAGCGGTTCTAGAAATTTCCAGAAGATTTGGATGGATAATACTTTCAACGCAGTGATCCAAAGATCTTATGCCTGTAGATCTCCAGAGTCTTTCAGGGGTTTCAACCGTTATTTCTGGATCAAGTATTACTTCCTGAGGAGTGATCTTCTTATCTCTGATCCCATCCTTTTCTCCTCCTATGGTATATCCTGCGATGTGTGAAAATTCAGATGCAGATAATGTTGTTGGAACTGCAATATGCAGTGTTTCAATATCATAATAGTACTTTACCACCTTTGCAGCGTCAGTAACGCTTCCACCGCCAATCGAAAGTATTGAATCACAGTGATTGTTTCTGTAAACTTCCACAGCATGTTCTATTTCCTCCATTGGAGAATGCTGTGTTATCTGGTTCATGATGAAATAGTCTGTTCCAAGAATATTTAGGATTTTATTGAAACTTTTTGTTTTTGAAACTGAGTTACCAGTTATTATTAACAGTCTCTTCTTCCTTGTCTGGGTTAGAATAGAATTTATATTTGAAACAGAGCCCTTTCCATATGTTACCCTGTTGATTGGAACATAATTAAATTCTTCTTTCACTGAAACCACGATTTTGAATAGTCTGGATCTTCAATTTCTTTTCCCTTCTTTGTAAGGAATAGGTGATCATAAGTTTCAATCATTACTGCAACCTCATCAGTTCCCTCCTTGCCAATGGCATTCTCCACTGCTCCTGGTTGTGGACCGTGAATTATTCCTCTTACATGAAGGGTAACAGAACCGGGCTCTATTCCTTTCCTGCTCATGAAGTTTCCTGAAGAATAGAAAAGGAATTCGTCCACATCTATATTATTGTGGTAATATGAAATAGGTATGCTTTTTGAATTGAAGTCAAATTTTCTGGGTAGAAATGTGCCTACCATCATTGACCTAGAAGAAAATGTTTCATGAACAGGTGGGGGCATATGGATCTTGCCAACTATGGGTGCCATTATATCTGTATTTATAGCATATGGGTAGAGATAGCCATCCCAGCCTTCCACATCAAGAGGATTATAATCCCTCTCTTCAATAACCATGTTGTTATCAAGTTCAACAAAAACCTGATAATTTCCAGTTTCGTCCTTTGGTTTCTGAAGTATTGGTACCCTTATGTTTCTTGTATAGTATGGCGATCCCTCTTTTATCTGACCATAAAGGTTTAGATATCTCCTGGGAAGTGTTATATCATCCTTAGACTGGAATAAGAGAAAATAGGATTCTTTTGAACATTCTATTCTGAATGTAAGCCCCTTAGGTATGTATATATAATCTCTCGGTCCAAATTCAATATCTCCCAGTACCGATATTAATTTTCCCTTTCCATTATGCACAAACAGAAGCATATCATATATTCCATTCCTGTAAAAGTCCATGGTATTCTTTTCAGGTTTTAATATCTGAACCTTGATCCGGTCATTCATTAGAATGGTTACTTTTCCATCTATAATCGTACCATTTCTTGGAATATCAGATGTTTTTAGATGTCTGTGTGAATACGGGGAATCATCAAGTGTCTCTTTCTGAATTTCCTTGCTAATGAATTTCTTCACTCTAGTAGGCTCGTTTATGTGGTAAAGGAGGCTATACGGCCCATCGAAACTCTCCTCACCAAACAACTCTTCTCTTCTCAATTTATTCCTATCTTCATATGTGTGCCTGCTTTCAGGCATAACTCCCTGTTTTACATAAAACACCATTTCAACTCACCTCATTTTTTAAAATTCCTAAAGTTTCTGATCTTATTTCCACCATATCACCTGCCTGCAACCATCTTGTTTCAGGTTCATTCTTCTCAAAAAGGCACCCACCAGCCATAGTACCAGTCATTAAAATATCACCTTTTTTCAGGCAGCTATCCATCGAGCAGTACTCAATCATTTGACCTATACTGAAGTACATGTCCTTCATATTAGATCTCGAAAACGGTACACCATTTACGCTGGAATCCACATCTATATCGAATGTTTTTCCATTCCATTTTTTTGCTAGCTCATCTGTTGTGGTTATGTATGGACCTATGCTTGTTGCAAAATCCTTGGATTTAGAAGGCCCAAGATTAAGAGCAGCCTCTTTCCTCCATAGGTCTCTTGCACTCCAATCATTCATTAGCGTCAATCCATAGATATATTCCAGAGCCCTATTCTTTTCTATATTCCTCCCCTCCTTTCCAATTATTATTCCAATTTCAATTTCTAGATCCAGTTCACTGGTAAAAGAGGGCTTCGCTATTTTTTCACCACTAGGTCTCAAAGCATCCTTGTTAGTATAATAATATATAGGAATCTGGTACCACAAAGGATTCATTTCCAAACCTCTATTTTTTCTGGAATTTCTTACATGTTCTTCAAACGTATAGAAATCTCTTACCTGATTAACATCTTTCAATGGAATCAGCAAATTGTAACTTTCATTTACTAATTGAAATTCTGAAATATTGTCCAGCAAGGTCTTGTTGTTTAAATCAAATATGGACAGGTTATTCTTATAAAGATAATCAGACATTAAATAAGTGTCATTTCCCATAAAAACAGCATACGAATCTGTTCCATGGTAAGAGATTCTACCTATCTTCATACTTATCTAATTAAAGATTTCCCCTTCTGGCCTGATCCTTTTCTATGGACTCAAAAAGTGCCTTGAAATTACCCTTTCCAAAAGACGTCGCACCTTTTCTCTGGATAATCTCATAGAAGAATGTGGGCCTATCACCGGTGGGTTTTGTGAAAATCTGAAGAAGATAACCATCATCATCCCGATCAACCAGAATATTGAGAGACTTCAGCGTGGCTATATCTTCATCTATTTTGCCAACTCTCTGAGCCAACTCATCATAATAAGAATCCGGGGCCGATTGGAACTGTATTCCCTCATTCTTCATTTTGGATACGGTTCCAATAATATCATCGGTATGAAGAGCTATATGCTGTACACCTGGCATATGATAATAGTCAAGATATTCCTGTATCTGTGATTTCTTCTTTCCTGGGGCAGGTTCATTTATCGGAAAAACTATCTTCCTGTTGTTATACTGAACAACTTTTGATCTGAGGGCGGTAAACTCTGTACTTATATCCTTATCATCAAAACTTATAAGTGGTTCGAATCCCATTCCATCAACGTAGTAATCTACCCAGCTATCCATTTTCTTATCCTCTACATTTCCAACTATGTGATCAAATCTCGTAATTCCACTTCCCTTTGTTTCAATCATTTCCACAGGTTCAAAATTTGGCGGTAACTTTGATTCAAATTCACCATAATCTATAAGGGAGTGAACAGTTTCTCCGTAGGTAAATGCCCTGGCCTTATGAACAGTACCGTTTTCTGTTTTAATATCCTCCGCTTTCTCATATTTTACAACTTTTCTTTCTCGTAAGTCATTAAGGGCATCATCGAGGCTGTTTACTCTGATGGCTATATCTTTCACACCGTCACCATGTAATTTAACGTGGTTTGATATAACAGAATCAGGATGAAGTGAATTTGTGACCATGACTTTCACCTTTCCCTGCTCCATAAGGTAAGATACTTTATCCCTCACCCCTGTCTCTGGTCCACTATAACCTATGATGTTAAAACCCAGTCCAAACTTGTGATAATACGCCCATTGTTTTGCAGATCCCACATAAAATTCAACATAGTCAACCCTATCCAGAGCCTTTTGTGTCATATCAGATAATAACAAGGAGAGTATATGAATATTTTCATAGCATATATTCTCTGAATACGCCTGTTACTCATTCTCACACAACTCGAAGTTTTTATATAAATTTTAATTAAGGTAATATAATTTAAATTGTAACTCATTACATTTGTCAGGTGACGTAACTCCAAAAAAAAGATAAAGTAGCATGAAACACTTCCAATAATCAAAACATTTTAATACAGATAAAATTTAAGTGTAACAAATGAAGGAAGTTATAACTGAAGATAGGGCAGTTTCTCCAATTATTGCTACAATATTGCTTATAGCCATAACTGTCGTTTTAGCAGCGACCCTGATCTCAATACTTTCAACATTTACAAATTCCTCACACATAGAGGATATAGATTCTTCACTGAGTCTTAGCGGTGTAATAAACAATACAAAAACGAATTCTTATTATCTTAATATCTCGTCTACAAGTACTTCCCCATCACTATCGAAAATATTTGTAGAGATATTTGACGGTTCCAGGGTAATATATGATGGTTCACTTGCGCCTGGCACCCACGGTAATATAACTATATATACAACTACATCAACATTTTCTCCGCTTAATAATATTGAACTCACACTCAAGGGCAAATATAGTACAATTACAGAGGTAGAACTGATATACGCGAGTTCTGTATTTGCAACTGTAACTCCGGTGTAAAGATCATTTTTTCTGTGACTTCAAATAGTTCAGTATACTCTCGAAGTTAACACCATTAAGAACACAGGCTGCTGAGTTGCATAATGAGTATGTGTTTGATTTCAAAGAATCATCACGTTCAAAGTAAACACTGGAGTAGCCTTTTTCGAAAAGGTTTTCACGGATTTTAATCAAATCATCTATTTCATTGTAATTTCCCTTAAGGAGAATAGAATTCTTTCTTTCCATTTCGGTTTCCATTCTGAATGTGAAATATGATGGGTATTTTGTTATATTCTCCACAGTTTCAGATGTAGATAAATTTATCAATTCATTGTACTGGCCTGCCATATTTGCATAGAGCTGTGTTCTCTCATAAACAGCAAACTGGGATGGAATGGAAGAGTCTTCCTGAGAATTCAGGGTACCAATGAACGCACTTCTGTTTTCATTCATTATGGTATCCCGCTCAGCATTTAGTTTAAGGTATAACTGGTCAGCGATCTCTTTTGCATTATCAATTGCCTGATTGTTTGCAGTAGAAAATCCGAATTTAAAGAAGCCCATTGAAAGGAATGCGTAATCTGATAGATAACCAGAAATAGTTTTCCCGCTTGGATAAATCAAATGAACACATCTACCATTCTTGACATATTTATTTGAGAGAAAATTGTATAGGTCCTCTGCGTATTTTAAAAATCGTTTATCGTTGGTTGAAGAAAATGCTTCGCTTAGGGAATATAGAAGGAATCCATTAATGTCTCCACAAATCTTTGTATCCGTTTGAGGTGGAACCCGTCTCTCCCTTGCATTCTTCAGTTTGCCAAGACTCTGTTTTATCACTTCATCCAGCCAGAAGAATCCATTTTTATTGAATCTTTCAGTATAATTCTTTTCATTCTCAACGTACAGAATATTTTTTCCATTGGACATTCCCTTCGGCTCTTCAATGTAGTTACCATCTTCACGTACATTGAAGGTTGATGCAAATTTAGTGTAGTCTTCTCCCAGCAATCTCATTAATTCTCCGGAGGTCCAGAGGTAGTATTTCCCCTCTACCCCTTCACTATCAGCATCTATGGCACTATAATAGCCACCCTCTGGAGATAACATTTTGTCCCTGAGGAACTCCATCTCTTCATTTATTATATCTATATATTGCTTCTTTGACGTTGCGGTGTATAGTTTAGATAATGCCATTATAAAATTTGCCTGATCATAGAGCATCTTTTCAAAGTGTGGGATCTTCCATCCAAAATCAGTGGCATACCTATGGATACCATTTCCCACATGGTCATAGATTCCACCCATTCTTATGGCTGCTGCAGTTGTTTCTGCCATTTCAAGGGCTTCATTTGCTTTGTATATATTGTAATAGTTAGAGAGGAAAGACATTATATGTGATGATGGAAATTTCATGTTTCTACCAAATCCACCATAACTCCTGTCAAATGAGCTTTTAAGCTGATTGTAAGCTAAAGTTTCCAGATTTTCATTTTTATAATTAGTGGCCTTTGGAATTTTGTTTACTGTTAATTTTTCATTCTCCTCTACCTTTCTAAATATTTCCTCAGGGCTATTAGTCCATAATTCATGAATACTGTTCAGAAGTTCTATTATTCCTATGGACCCATACCTTGACTCTCTTGGAATATATGTGAATGGAAAGACCGGCTTCAGGTCTGGAGTAAGAATTATATTCAGTGGCCATCCAGCATTACCCGCGACTCTGTTTGCAAAATCTATGAAATAAGCATCAACATCTGGCATCTCCTCCCGATCAACTTTGATACTTACATATTTTTCATTCATTACCTTTGCGACATCATCTCTGCTGAAGCTTTCTTTTTCCATCACATGACACCAGTGACAGGTGGAGTAGCCTATGCTTAGGAAGATGAGTTTATTATCTTTTTTGGCCTTTTCGAAAGCTTTCTTAGACCAAGGGTACCAGTCAACTGGGTTTGATGCATGTTGAATAAGATAAGGGCTTTCTTCATTTTTCAGATGATTCATGGTACTACTACTCATGTTAACCACATCAATCAAAGATTATTATTATTAATGTATTTTTACAGATTAAAAACATGATTTTTTCATGCAAAGCCTGTTATGATTCTTTCTAGAATTCTATAATTATTTTCCTCTGGTTTTGAATCTTTCCTCAATTAGAGGTAACGGACTTTGATGTTATAACTAAGTTTTTCCAGATCGAGCATATTTAATGCCAGGTTAGAATTATGAACAGTATGTAATATGGAGGAATAAATTGCATGATTAAAAATAGAAAAAACATCGCCATACTGGTCAGGCATGGAGAGAGCCTGGCAAATGTTAGAAAAATTGTATCGGAGGATATAGATGGATTCCCCCTTACCGAATTGGGGGTTAAACAGGCAGTAAAAACTGGAAAATTGCTTGAGTCAATCTCCAGTAGTGTTAATTTATTTATATCAAGCCCAATCATTAGAGCAGTTCAAACTGGTCTTAACGTAATGAAGAGTATGGGTCTGGAAATGGATGTAATAAGGGATGATCTTCTTACAGAAACAAGATTTGGGAAATACAACAATATTAGCTTTAGCGAATTTCCTAAGTTTCATAAGAGGGAGTTCGGAATTGAAGCTTTTGAAGATAATGGTAAGAGAATGATGGAAGCCATAAAGAAATATCCCGGGATCAACATCTATTTCTCTCATGCATTGCCAATCAAGGCATTGATATGTAATATTATGGGGCTGGAGGAAGAAGATTCTGGCGGAATCCAGATAGAGAATTCATCAATTTCAGTAATAGACGTGGTGGAAAATAAGATTCTGTCAATAGGTTCTCATCATATTTCAGAGAGCCTTATCAATTTTATAAACTCCTGAACTGGCAATGACAAAAAACAATCCAGCAACAGTTCCTATTATAATTACAGTAGTAAACGATACCGGGAGCAAATAATTTCCTCTAAGAAATAGCAGGAGGGCACCCTCAAGAATTGCTCCAATTCCATTTCCAGAATACTGAAATGCATAAAATATCCCAAAGGATAGATTTCTTTCTCTATTGCTCAGGACCCCTGCCAGGAGAGGAATTATAACAATTTCATATATGGAAAAACCCGTGAAAAATGGTATTAAGGCTATCATATAAAGTATATAATTCAGGTGAAAAATGAGTCCTAAATAGACTGTGGTTATTCCAACAAAAATAAGAACTGAGGATAGGCCAATTACATTGAATTTTCTAATTCTATAAACACCCTCCGAAATTGTTACTGCTATTATGCCTGAAATAAGAACGCTAAGAAATAGAATGAGTCCATACTGAAATAAACCAAAATAGGGAACAGCATAAATTTGAACTGATAAAAATATCATGAAGCTAGCCGAAGAAAGCAGAAATGCACCAGTATATATGAGATAATCTTTGTGTTTAAGTATAGTTTCATTCATATGCTTTTGATTTACTGTGTGTTTTGTCTCTTTGATTCTGGTTATAATAAAAATTGCCCCTATCCCTAAAATTGCCGAGATCAGGAAGAAATTTCTTACCCCTATAAATGTGGCAATTAGTGGTGAAAAACCAATTCCTCCCATGAAAGCAAATCCTATTCCTATTCCTGTTATGGCCATTGCAGTATTCCTTCTGTCTTCAGGAACAGAGTCAATGGCCATAGATGTAATTGGGGTACTTATTGCCCCAAGCCCTGCGATAAATCTACCAGTTATAAGAAGCCATATATTATTTCCAGCATAACTCAATATGTTCCCGAGAATAAACAGAGATAATCCTAAATATATGTAATTCTTCCGTCCTATAATTCTTGATAAGTATCCACTTGGAATTTGCATCACTGCCATGGATATTTCATAAGATGCAAGAGCAAGTCCTATAAGTATACCATTTTGTGTAAATTTTGATGCATATACCCCAATTAATGGAATAACGAAGAAGATCCCTGTCAATCTTAAAAACTGCACCAGAGATAGTTCCGACAATGTTCTGTATTGGTCTTTATTTAACCTGGAAACCATTTTAATCTGAAAGAATCTTTACCTGATTTGATATTAACTCTGAAAGTTGCGAAACAAATTTCTCATCTTCCTTAGTGAATGCTCTGGGACTATCTGAATCAATATCAATTTCCCCAACTGGTGAGCCATTGGCTCTCACTGGAACAACAAGCTCAGATTTAGTTTCAACCGAACAGGCAAGGTATTTAGAATTTGAAGTTACGTCAGGCTCGTTTACAATGTTATTCTGAACAATGGCCTGACTGCAAAGCCCTTCTCCTATGGATATTTCTTCGTGAATTGTTGGTTTTCCAACATAACTTTCTAGTATCAGCTTATTTTTTCTCAGCACATACACTCCAACCCAGTTGTATTTAGGATTATTTTCAGAAATATATTTGCAAAACTGATTAAGCATATCTCTAGCAGTCTTTATTCTTAAAGAATCTACATCTTCTATCTGCTTTTCAAAGCTTATAACCATGCCACTGTAATACCGATCGAATTATTAAATTTCATTTCTTCAGTATGGGTTTTATTTTCATTTAGCAACCCAGAATTTTATGGTAACTTAATATTCATGCATCTTCTATCTTACACAGGATTATGGTGATATTATCCCTACCGCCATTGTTAAAAGCTGCTTCTTTAAGGTCAGAAATAAGCTGATCAGTTGTCTTTTGCCTATTGCTTAAGATACTTGATATGAGCTCATCCGATACCATATCTGTCAGCCCATCTGAACTGAGAAGTAATATATCATTTTTATGAAGTTTAATTGAATCTGCATGTATTACAGGGATGTTGTCAACACCTATACAGGATGTTAAATAACCAGTAAAAGGTTCCCGAT contains:
- a CDS encoding PPC domain-containing DNA-binding protein; the encoded protein is MQHRKDGNFVIVKLDEGEDIIKSLEKVLVEENIKNGFIVSGIGAGVELEIGYLRGKTYEREIFSPPMEITSFSGSITEGDPKMHIHINAAGPDHVTYGGHLFSGKTKPLMEILLFSTESIKMTRELKESSGMRELKFL
- a CDS encoding iron-containing alcohol dehydrogenase gives rise to the protein MVSVKEEFNYVPINRVTYGKGSVSNINSILTQTRKKRLLIITGNSVSKTKSFNKILNILGTDYFIMNQITQHSPMEEIEHAVEVYRNNHCDSILSIGGGSVTDAAKVVKYYYDIETLHIAVPTTLSASEFSHIAGYTIGGEKDGIRDKKITPQEVILDPEITVETPERLWRSTGIRSLDHCVESIIHPNLLEISRTAALKGIRLLFDNLESDDLESRLKCQIASWYSYWQVYDSPMGISHNIGKVVGSRFEIPHGITSCITLPAVMKHYSTLFPEAMREIAATISGKNVSDEDPENAYFLVKEFIASLGFSESLSKYGVEEKDADEIYSKLKNREPWHLELIRELIRET
- a CDS encoding homogentisate 1,2-dioxygenase, coding for MVFYVKQGVMPESRHTYEDRNKLRREELFGEESFDGPYSLLYHINEPTRVKKFISKEIQKETLDDSPYSHRHLKTSDIPRNGTIIDGKVTILMNDRIKVQILKPEKNTMDFYRNGIYDMLLFVHNGKGKLISVLGDIEFGPRDYIYIPKGLTFRIECSKESYFLLFQSKDDITLPRRYLNLYGQIKEGSPYYTRNIRVPILQKPKDETGNYQVFVELDNNMVIEERDYNPLDVEGWDGYLYPYAINTDIMAPIVGKIHMPPPVHETFSSRSMMVGTFLPRKFDFNSKSIPISYYHNNIDVDEFLFYSSGNFMSRKGIEPGSVTLHVRGIIHGPQPGAVENAIGKEGTDEVAVMIETYDHLFLTKKGKEIEDPDYSKSWFQ
- a CDS encoding fumarylacetoacetate hydrolase family protein; its protein translation is MGNDTYLMSDYLYKNNLSIFDLNNKTLLDNISEFQLVNESYNLLIPLKDVNQVRDFYTFEEHVRNSRKNRGLEMNPLWYQIPIYYYTNKDALRPSGEKIAKPSFTSELDLEIEIGIIIGKEGRNIEKNRALEYIYGLTLMNDWSARDLWRKEAALNLGPSKSKDFATSIGPYITTTDELAKKWNGKTFDIDVDSSVNGVPFSRSNMKDMYFSIGQMIEYCSMDSCLKKGDILMTGTMAGGCLFEKNEPETRWLQAGDMVEIRSETLGILKNEVS
- the hppD gene encoding 4-hydroxyphenylpyruvate dioxygenase — protein: MTQKALDRVDYVEFYVGSAKQWAYYHKFGLGFNIIGYSGPETGVRDKVSYLMEQGKVKVMVTNSLHPDSVISNHVKLHGDGVKDIAIRVNSLDDALNDLRERKVVKYEKAEDIKTENGTVHKARAFTYGETVHSLIDYGEFESKLPPNFEPVEMIETKGSGITRFDHIVGNVEDKKMDSWVDYYVDGMGFEPLISFDDKDISTEFTALRSKVVQYNNRKIVFPINEPAPGKKKSQIQEYLDYYHMPGVQHIALHTDDIIGTVSKMKNEGIQFQSAPDSYYDELAQRVGKIDEDIATLKSLNILVDRDDDGYLLQIFTKPTGDRPTFFYEIIQRKGATSFGKGNFKALFESIEKDQARRGNL
- a CDS encoding archaellin/type IV pilin N-terminal domain-containing protein codes for the protein MKEVITEDRAVSPIIATILLIAITVVLAATLISILSTFTNSSHIEDIDSSLSLSGVINNTKTNSYYLNISSTSTSPSLSKIFVEIFDGSRVIYDGSLAPGTHGNITIYTTTSTFSPLNNIELTLKGKYSTITEVELIYASSVFATVTPV
- a CDS encoding thioredoxin domain-containing protein, translating into MSSSTMNHLKNEESPYLIQHASNPVDWYPWSKKAFEKAKKDNKLIFLSIGYSTCHWCHVMEKESFSRDDVAKVMNEKYVSIKVDREEMPDVDAYFIDFANRVAGNAGWPLNIILTPDLKPVFPFTYIPRESRYGSIGIIELLNSIHELWTNSPEEIFRKVEENEKLTVNKIPKATNYKNENLETLAYNQLKSSFDRSYGGFGRNMKFPSSHIMSFLSNYYNIYKANEALEMAETTAAAIRMGGIYDHVGNGIHRYATDFGWKIPHFEKMLYDQANFIMALSKLYTATSKKQYIDIINEEMEFLRDKMLSPEGGYYSAIDADSEGVEGKYYLWTSGELMRLLGEDYTKFASTFNVREDGNYIEEPKGMSNGKNILYVENEKNYTERFNKNGFFWLDEVIKQSLGKLKNARERRVPPQTDTKICGDINGFLLYSLSEAFSSTNDKRFLKYAEDLYNFLSNKYVKNGRCVHLIYPSGKTISGYLSDYAFLSMGFFKFGFSTANNQAIDNAKEIADQLYLKLNAERDTIMNENRSAFIGTLNSQEDSSIPSQFAVYERTQLYANMAGQYNELINLSTSETVENITKYPSYFTFRMETEMERKNSILLKGNYNEIDDLIKIRENLFEKGYSSVYFERDDSLKSNTYSLCNSAACVLNGVNFESILNYLKSQKK
- a CDS encoding histidine phosphatase family protein codes for the protein MIKNRKNIAILVRHGESLANVRKIVSEDIDGFPLTELGVKQAVKTGKLLESISSSVNLFISSPIIRAVQTGLNVMKSMGLEMDVIRDDLLTETRFGKYNNISFSEFPKFHKREFGIEAFEDNGKRMMEAIKKYPGINIYFSHALPIKALICNIMGLEEEDSGGIQIENSSISVIDVVENKILSIGSHHISESLINFINS
- a CDS encoding MFS transporter — protein: MVSRLNKDQYRTLSELSLVQFLRLTGIFFVIPLIGVYASKFTQNGILIGLALASYEISMAVMQIPSGYLSRIIGRKNYIYLGLSLFILGNILSYAGNNIWLLITGRFIAGLGAISTPITSMAIDSVPEDRRNTAMAITGIGIGFAFMGGIGFSPLIATFIGVRNFFLISAILGIGAIFIITRIKETKHTVNQKHMNETILKHKDYLIYTGAFLLSSASFMIFLSVQIYAVPYFGLFQYGLILFLSVLISGIIAVTISEGVYRIRKFNVIGLSSVLIFVGITTVYLGLIFHLNYILYMIALIPFFTGFSIYEIVIIPLLAGVLSNRERNLSFGIFYAFQYSGNGIGAILEGALLLFLRGNYLLPVSFTTVIIIGTVAGLFFVIASSGVYKIDKAL
- a CDS encoding GAF domain-containing protein, yielding MVISFEKQIEDVDSLRIKTARDMLNQFCKYISENNPKYNWVGVYVLRKNKLILESYVGKPTIHEEISIGEGLCSQAIVQNNIVNEPDVTSNSKYLACSVETKSELVVPVRANGSPVGEIDIDSDSPRAFTKEDEKFVSQLSELISNQVKILSD